A part of Pseudomonas sp. HR96 genomic DNA contains:
- a CDS encoding type II 3-dehydroquinate dehydratase: protein MNRSVFILNGPNLNMLGRREPHIYGHTTLAEIRATSQALAAELDLQCEFRQTNHEGVMVDWLQEAFEQGAAVIINPAGLSFHSIPVLDALKLIKAPLIELHLSNIHGRDELHRHSIMSGAVNAVICGLGAAGYPLAVRAVAQLLQVQEEASADQ, encoded by the coding sequence CTCAATGGCCCCAACCTGAACATGCTCGGCCGCCGCGAGCCGCACATCTACGGGCACACCACCCTCGCCGAGATCCGCGCCACCAGCCAGGCCCTGGCGGCTGAACTGGACCTGCAATGCGAGTTTCGCCAGACCAACCATGAAGGGGTAATGGTCGACTGGCTGCAGGAAGCGTTCGAGCAAGGCGCGGCGGTGATCATCAATCCGGCGGGGTTGTCGTTTCACTCCATCCCGGTGCTCGATGCGCTGAAGCTGATCAAGGCGCCGCTGATCGAGCTGCACTTGTCGAACATCCACGGGCGCGACGAACTGCATCGCCATTCGATCATGTCCGGGGCGGTCAATGCGGTCATCTGCGGGCTGGGGGCGGCGGGCTACCCGCTGGCGGTGCGGGCGGTGGCGCAGCTGTTGCAGGTGCAGGAAGAAGCGTCCGCCGATCAGTGA